In Gossypium hirsutum isolate 1008001.06 chromosome D06, Gossypium_hirsutum_v2.1, whole genome shotgun sequence, one genomic interval encodes:
- the LOC121218314 gene encoding formin-like protein 13 isoform X2, whose translation MGLFSKLFYKKPPDRLLEICEGVYVFDYCFTIDAWEEENYKVYIEGIVTNLQEHFPDASFLVFNFREGETQSSIAELLSKYDMTIMDYPRHYEGCPLIAMEVVHHFLRSCESWLSLGQHNFLLMHCERGGWPVLVFVLAALLLYRKQYSGEQKTLDMIYRQAPREVLQLFSPLNPVPSQLRYLQYVCRRNVGSEWPPLDRALTLDCIILRCIPDIDGYGGCRPIFRIYGQDPFLADDKTPKVLYSTPKRSKSVRYYKQKECSLVKIDINCHIQGDVVVECINLNDDMEREGMIFRAVFNTAFIRSNILMLNRDEIDTLWDTKELFPKEFTAEILFSEMDAATSVISLDFSGFEEKGGLPMEAFAKVHEIFSNVDWLDPRADVAFNMLQQMGASDIVQEMTDSPRSATKGLQETMLTVVLPSSPRSPRSMSMKILSAPSKKSSLDSGASKEAKPEVSGMEPFSRSDVKHQHSNQSTANLHDSKSSISQVDHLTAAAAVVNDSQVVSHTPKVDENISVSPQTSQCVPAQPPPTSSTTKALPHPPPPPPLPSSLSSASEPAKPSLAMEAGTYLHEKDQTALPEDQSLKASSCTYSPATTSASTVRPPLTPPNKEIPAFRMIPPAPPPPPPTPPSKGNGVSCKTSPSLEENIALSAMAPVASALSPLNKIEAVRDGPLAVPPPPPPPPPSIRAIPPAPRPPPTPPTKVSGIHLEASPSLEENLRATTPATPIPPPPPSPAPIRARSPVTPPPPPPPPMPLLKVNSASKSAPPPPPLHARQVASSVPPPPLPPTPALASKSQVPAAPPPPAPFGKKTNGNFPEPQAVGRSGSSAPGRPPFTSPTNSKNRLLSRTISSKSHQTKKLKPLHWLKLPRAVQGSLWAEAQKLGEASKALEIDMSELENLFSAAAPNTGRGGKSNSHTAHAPKSEKVTLIDHRRAYNCEIMLSKVKVPLPDLMSSVLALDESALDVDQVDNLIKVCPTKEEMELLKGYTGENEKLGKCEQFFLELMKIPRVESKLRVFSFKKQFRSQVSDLRHNLNIVNSTAEEIRNSVKLKRIMQTILSLGNALNQGTARGSAIGFRLDSLLKLTDTRARNSKMTLMHYLCKVLAEKLPEVLDFSKDISSLEPASKIQLKFLAEEMQAISKGLEKVLQELSSSENDGPVSEKFRENLKEFLSFAEAEVRSLASLYSRVGRNVDALILYFGEDPARCPFEQVTSTLLNFVRLFNKAHEENCKQLENEMKKLSESEKLKMNASQKNESKKLLCSSIRTSNV comes from the exons ATGGGATTGTTTAGCAAACTGTTTTACAAGAAGCCGCCTGATAGGCTTCTGGAAATCTGTGAAGGTGTCTACG TTTTTGATTACTGCTTTACCATTGATGCTTGGGAAGAAGAGAACTACAAAGTCTACATAGAGGGAATAGTTACTAATCTTCAAGAACACTTCCCCGATGCTTCGTTCTTGGTCTTCAATTTTCGCGAAGGAGAAACACAAAGCTCGATTGCTGAATTACTGTCCAAGTATGATATGACAATAATGGATTACCCACGTCACTACGAAGGGTGTCCGTTAATTGCAATGGAGGTGGTCCACCATTTTCTGAGATCGTGCGAAAGCTGGCTCTCACTCGGTCAGCATAATTTTTTACTAATGCATTGCGAAAGGGGCGGTTGGCCTGTATTGGTCTTTGTGTTGGCTGCATTGCTGTTATATAGGAAGCAGTACAGTGGAGAGCAGAAGACGTTGGACATGATATACAGGCAAGCTCCTCGTGAGGTTTTGCAGTTGTTTTCACCCCTGAATCCGGTGCCTTCACAATTGAGGTATCTACAGTATGTCTGTAGGAGAAATGTGGGGTCAGAATGGCCTCCTTTGGATCGAGCTCTCACCTTGGATTGTATCATTCTTCGATGCATTCCTGATATTGATGGATATGGAGGTTGCCGTCCAATATTTAGAATATATGGGCAGGATCCTTTTCTTGCAGATGATAAAACCCCAAAAGTTTTGTACTCAACCCCCAAAAGAAGCAAATCTGTAAGGTATTATAAGCAG AAAGAGTGCAGCCTTGTTAAAATTGACATAAATTGCCATATTCAAGGTGATGTTGTGGTTGAGTGTATCAACTTGAATGATGACATGGAAAGAGAGGGGATGATATTCAGAGCTGTGTTTAACACAGCATTTATTAGATCAAACATTTTGATGCTCAATCGTGATGAAATTGATACATTGTGGGATACTAAAGAGCTGTTTCCAAAAGAATTTACAGCTGAG ATTCTTTTCTCAGAAATGGATGCTGCTACATCTGTTATTTCCCTGGATTTTTCTGGCTTTGAAGAAAAAGGAGGTCTTCCTATGGAAGCATTCGCCAAAGTTCATGAAATCTTTAGTAATGTTGACTGGTTGGATCCTCGGGCAGATGTTGCATTTAACATGCTTCAACAAATGGGTGCATCGGATATCGTCCAAGAAATGACTGACAGTCCCAGATCAGCTACTAAAGGTCTTCAGGAAACAATGCTCACAGTTGTATTACCAAGTAGCCCAAGGAGTCCCAGATCTATGAGTATGAAGATTCTATCTGCACCCTCAAAAAAGTCATCTCTTGATTCTGGTGCAAGTAAGGAGGCTAAACCCGAAGTATCTGGCATGGAGCCATTCAGTCGGTCCGATGTCAAGCATCAACACAGTAATCAGTCTACTGCAAACTTGCATGATTCCAAATCATCCATTAGTCAGGTTGATCACTTAACTGCAGCTGCTGCTGTAGTAAATGATTCTCAGGTCGTATCACATACACCAAAAGTGGATGAAAACATTTCAGTTTCACCACAAACATCTCAGTGTGTTCCAGCTCAACCTCCCCCAACTTCTAGTACAACAAAAGCTCTTCCTCACCCTCCACCACCTCCACCTTTGCCAAGTTCTCTTTCCTCAGCATCAGAACCTGCTAAGCCATCACTTGCCATGGAAGCTGGAACTTACTTACATGAAAAAGATCAGACTGCATTACCTGAAGATCAGTCTTTGAAGGCTTCCTCTTGTACATACTCTCCAGCTACTACATCAGCTTCAACTGTGAGACCTCCTTTAACACCACCTAACAAGGAGATCCCAGCTTTTAGAATGATCCCTCCTGCTCCGCCTCCACCTCCTCCAACACCACCTTCAAAAGGCAATGGCGTATCTTGTAAAACATCTCCATCTTTGGAGGAAAATATAGCTCTGAGTGCTATGGCTCCAGTGGCATCTGCTTTATCTCCTTTGAATAAAATTGAAGCTGTTAGAGATGGACCTCTTGCAGTTCCTCCCCCTCCCCCTCCCCCTCCTCCATCTATTAGAGCCATCCCTCCTGCCCCTCGACCTCCTCCAACACCACCTACAAAAGTGAGTGGCATACATCTGGAAGCATCTCCATCTTTGGAGGAAAATTTGAGGGCCACAACTCCAGCCACACCTATACCTCCACCTCCCCCTTCTCCTGCACCTATTAGAGCTCGATCTCCTGTAACCCCTCCACCGCCACCTCCTCCTCCAATGCCACTTTTGAAGGTAAATTCAGCATCTAAATCTGCACCTCCACCACCTCCTCTTCATGCCAGGCAAGTGGCATCATCAGTACCGCCGCCGCCGCTGCCACCCACCCCTGCCTTGGCATCAAAATCTCAAGTTCCTGCTGCCCCACCACCCCCTGCTCCTTTTGGTAAAAAGACAAATGGCAATTTTCCTGAACCTCAAGCGGTAGGTAGAAGTGGATCTTCTGCTCCTGGACGACCACCTTTTACTTCTCCTACAAATTCAAAAAACAGACTTCTTTCACGTACTATTAGTTCAAAGAGTCATCAGACAAAGAAATTAAAGCCTTTGCATTGGTTGAAGTTACCTAGAGCCGTGCAGGGAAGCCTCTGGGCTGAAGCACAAAAATTGGGTGAAGCTTCCAA AGCTCTAGAGATTGACATGTCAGAGCTTGAGAATCTTTTCTCAGCGGCTGCTCCTAATACGGGTCGTGGTGGTAAATCAAATTCGCATACTGCACATGCACCAAAATCTGAGAAAGTGACATTG ATTGACCACAGACGAGCATATAATTGCGAAATTATGCTTTCAAAAGTGAAGGTGCCCTTGCCTGACCTAATG AGTTCAGTGCTTGCCTTGGATGAATCAGCATTAGATGTTGACCAGGTTGATAACCTCATAAAAGTTTGCCCTACCAAAGAGGAGATGGAATTACTAAAG GGCTACACTGGAGAAAATGAAAAGTTAGGGAAATGTGAACAG TTCTTCTTGGAGCTAATGAAAATTCCCAGAGTAGAGTCCAAGCTCAGGGTGTTCTCTTTTAAGAAACAATTTCGCTCCCAG GTTTCCGACCTCAGACATAACCTTAACATTGTAAACTCTACAGCAGAGGAG ATAAGAAATTCTGTCAAACTGAAGAGGATAATGCAGACAATTCTTTCATTAGGAAATGCATTGAATCAGGGAACTGCAAGAG GTTCTGCTATTGGATTTAGGTTGGACAGTCTCCTTAAACTAACAGATACACGTGCACGAAACAGCAAGATGACTCTCATGCATTACCTTTGCAAG GTGCTTGCTGAAAAGCTGCCAGAGGTACTAGATTTTTCAAAAGATATTTCAAGTTTAGAACCTGCATCTAAG ATACAACTTAAATTTCTGGCAGAGGAGATGCAAGCCATAAGCAAAGGATTGGAGAAAGTTCTTCAGGAACTGTCCAGTTCTGAAAATGATGGCCCTGTGTCAGAAAAATTCCGTGAG AACTTGAAGGAGTTCCTCTCTTTTGCCGAAGCTGAAGTTAGATCCTTGGCTTCCCTATACTCCAGGGTG GGAAGAAATGTGGATGCATTGATTCTTTACTTTGGAGAGGATCCAGCTCGTTGTCCCTTTGAACAAG TTACTTCAACTCTACTTAACTTCGTGAGGTTGTTTAACAAAGCTCATGAAGAGAACTGCAAGCAGCTCGAGAACGAAATGAAGAAGTTGTCGGAAAGTGAGAAGTTGAAGATGAATGCTTCGCAAAAGAAtgaatcaaaaaaattattatgcagTTCCATTCGGACCAGCAATGTTTAA
- the LOC121218314 gene encoding formin-like protein 13 isoform X1, which translates to MTYFASYLSATKKGETFFGVLHKQGFWSKDMGLFSKLFYKKPPDRLLEICEGVYVFDYCFTIDAWEEENYKVYIEGIVTNLQEHFPDASFLVFNFREGETQSSIAELLSKYDMTIMDYPRHYEGCPLIAMEVVHHFLRSCESWLSLGQHNFLLMHCERGGWPVLVFVLAALLLYRKQYSGEQKTLDMIYRQAPREVLQLFSPLNPVPSQLRYLQYVCRRNVGSEWPPLDRALTLDCIILRCIPDIDGYGGCRPIFRIYGQDPFLADDKTPKVLYSTPKRSKSVRYYKQKECSLVKIDINCHIQGDVVVECINLNDDMEREGMIFRAVFNTAFIRSNILMLNRDEIDTLWDTKELFPKEFTAEILFSEMDAATSVISLDFSGFEEKGGLPMEAFAKVHEIFSNVDWLDPRADVAFNMLQQMGASDIVQEMTDSPRSATKGLQETMLTVVLPSSPRSPRSMSMKILSAPSKKSSLDSGASKEAKPEVSGMEPFSRSDVKHQHSNQSTANLHDSKSSISQVDHLTAAAAVVNDSQVVSHTPKVDENISVSPQTSQCVPAQPPPTSSTTKALPHPPPPPPLPSSLSSASEPAKPSLAMEAGTYLHEKDQTALPEDQSLKASSCTYSPATTSASTVRPPLTPPNKEIPAFRMIPPAPPPPPPTPPSKGNGVSCKTSPSLEENIALSAMAPVASALSPLNKIEAVRDGPLAVPPPPPPPPPSIRAIPPAPRPPPTPPTKVSGIHLEASPSLEENLRATTPATPIPPPPPSPAPIRARSPVTPPPPPPPPMPLLKVNSASKSAPPPPPLHARQVASSVPPPPLPPTPALASKSQVPAAPPPPAPFGKKTNGNFPEPQAVGRSGSSAPGRPPFTSPTNSKNRLLSRTISSKSHQTKKLKPLHWLKLPRAVQGSLWAEAQKLGEASKALEIDMSELENLFSAAAPNTGRGGKSNSHTAHAPKSEKVTLIDHRRAYNCEIMLSKVKVPLPDLMSSVLALDESALDVDQVDNLIKVCPTKEEMELLKGYTGENEKLGKCEQFFLELMKIPRVESKLRVFSFKKQFRSQVSDLRHNLNIVNSTAEEIRNSVKLKRIMQTILSLGNALNQGTARGSAIGFRLDSLLKLTDTRARNSKMTLMHYLCKVLAEKLPEVLDFSKDISSLEPASKIQLKFLAEEMQAISKGLEKVLQELSSSENDGPVSEKFRENLKEFLSFAEAEVRSLASLYSRVGRNVDALILYFGEDPARCPFEQVTSTLLNFVRLFNKAHEENCKQLENEMKKLSESEKLKMNASQKNESKKLLCSSIRTSNV; encoded by the exons ATGACATATTTTGCCTCTTACTTGTCAGCTACAAAGAAAGGTGAAACCTTTTTTGGTGTATTGCATAAACAAG GATTCTGGAGCAAAGACATGGGATTGTTTAGCAAACTGTTTTACAAGAAGCCGCCTGATAGGCTTCTGGAAATCTGTGAAGGTGTCTACG TTTTTGATTACTGCTTTACCATTGATGCTTGGGAAGAAGAGAACTACAAAGTCTACATAGAGGGAATAGTTACTAATCTTCAAGAACACTTCCCCGATGCTTCGTTCTTGGTCTTCAATTTTCGCGAAGGAGAAACACAAAGCTCGATTGCTGAATTACTGTCCAAGTATGATATGACAATAATGGATTACCCACGTCACTACGAAGGGTGTCCGTTAATTGCAATGGAGGTGGTCCACCATTTTCTGAGATCGTGCGAAAGCTGGCTCTCACTCGGTCAGCATAATTTTTTACTAATGCATTGCGAAAGGGGCGGTTGGCCTGTATTGGTCTTTGTGTTGGCTGCATTGCTGTTATATAGGAAGCAGTACAGTGGAGAGCAGAAGACGTTGGACATGATATACAGGCAAGCTCCTCGTGAGGTTTTGCAGTTGTTTTCACCCCTGAATCCGGTGCCTTCACAATTGAGGTATCTACAGTATGTCTGTAGGAGAAATGTGGGGTCAGAATGGCCTCCTTTGGATCGAGCTCTCACCTTGGATTGTATCATTCTTCGATGCATTCCTGATATTGATGGATATGGAGGTTGCCGTCCAATATTTAGAATATATGGGCAGGATCCTTTTCTTGCAGATGATAAAACCCCAAAAGTTTTGTACTCAACCCCCAAAAGAAGCAAATCTGTAAGGTATTATAAGCAG AAAGAGTGCAGCCTTGTTAAAATTGACATAAATTGCCATATTCAAGGTGATGTTGTGGTTGAGTGTATCAACTTGAATGATGACATGGAAAGAGAGGGGATGATATTCAGAGCTGTGTTTAACACAGCATTTATTAGATCAAACATTTTGATGCTCAATCGTGATGAAATTGATACATTGTGGGATACTAAAGAGCTGTTTCCAAAAGAATTTACAGCTGAG ATTCTTTTCTCAGAAATGGATGCTGCTACATCTGTTATTTCCCTGGATTTTTCTGGCTTTGAAGAAAAAGGAGGTCTTCCTATGGAAGCATTCGCCAAAGTTCATGAAATCTTTAGTAATGTTGACTGGTTGGATCCTCGGGCAGATGTTGCATTTAACATGCTTCAACAAATGGGTGCATCGGATATCGTCCAAGAAATGACTGACAGTCCCAGATCAGCTACTAAAGGTCTTCAGGAAACAATGCTCACAGTTGTATTACCAAGTAGCCCAAGGAGTCCCAGATCTATGAGTATGAAGATTCTATCTGCACCCTCAAAAAAGTCATCTCTTGATTCTGGTGCAAGTAAGGAGGCTAAACCCGAAGTATCTGGCATGGAGCCATTCAGTCGGTCCGATGTCAAGCATCAACACAGTAATCAGTCTACTGCAAACTTGCATGATTCCAAATCATCCATTAGTCAGGTTGATCACTTAACTGCAGCTGCTGCTGTAGTAAATGATTCTCAGGTCGTATCACATACACCAAAAGTGGATGAAAACATTTCAGTTTCACCACAAACATCTCAGTGTGTTCCAGCTCAACCTCCCCCAACTTCTAGTACAACAAAAGCTCTTCCTCACCCTCCACCACCTCCACCTTTGCCAAGTTCTCTTTCCTCAGCATCAGAACCTGCTAAGCCATCACTTGCCATGGAAGCTGGAACTTACTTACATGAAAAAGATCAGACTGCATTACCTGAAGATCAGTCTTTGAAGGCTTCCTCTTGTACATACTCTCCAGCTACTACATCAGCTTCAACTGTGAGACCTCCTTTAACACCACCTAACAAGGAGATCCCAGCTTTTAGAATGATCCCTCCTGCTCCGCCTCCACCTCCTCCAACACCACCTTCAAAAGGCAATGGCGTATCTTGTAAAACATCTCCATCTTTGGAGGAAAATATAGCTCTGAGTGCTATGGCTCCAGTGGCATCTGCTTTATCTCCTTTGAATAAAATTGAAGCTGTTAGAGATGGACCTCTTGCAGTTCCTCCCCCTCCCCCTCCCCCTCCTCCATCTATTAGAGCCATCCCTCCTGCCCCTCGACCTCCTCCAACACCACCTACAAAAGTGAGTGGCATACATCTGGAAGCATCTCCATCTTTGGAGGAAAATTTGAGGGCCACAACTCCAGCCACACCTATACCTCCACCTCCCCCTTCTCCTGCACCTATTAGAGCTCGATCTCCTGTAACCCCTCCACCGCCACCTCCTCCTCCAATGCCACTTTTGAAGGTAAATTCAGCATCTAAATCTGCACCTCCACCACCTCCTCTTCATGCCAGGCAAGTGGCATCATCAGTACCGCCGCCGCCGCTGCCACCCACCCCTGCCTTGGCATCAAAATCTCAAGTTCCTGCTGCCCCACCACCCCCTGCTCCTTTTGGTAAAAAGACAAATGGCAATTTTCCTGAACCTCAAGCGGTAGGTAGAAGTGGATCTTCTGCTCCTGGACGACCACCTTTTACTTCTCCTACAAATTCAAAAAACAGACTTCTTTCACGTACTATTAGTTCAAAGAGTCATCAGACAAAGAAATTAAAGCCTTTGCATTGGTTGAAGTTACCTAGAGCCGTGCAGGGAAGCCTCTGGGCTGAAGCACAAAAATTGGGTGAAGCTTCCAA AGCTCTAGAGATTGACATGTCAGAGCTTGAGAATCTTTTCTCAGCGGCTGCTCCTAATACGGGTCGTGGTGGTAAATCAAATTCGCATACTGCACATGCACCAAAATCTGAGAAAGTGACATTG ATTGACCACAGACGAGCATATAATTGCGAAATTATGCTTTCAAAAGTGAAGGTGCCCTTGCCTGACCTAATG AGTTCAGTGCTTGCCTTGGATGAATCAGCATTAGATGTTGACCAGGTTGATAACCTCATAAAAGTTTGCCCTACCAAAGAGGAGATGGAATTACTAAAG GGCTACACTGGAGAAAATGAAAAGTTAGGGAAATGTGAACAG TTCTTCTTGGAGCTAATGAAAATTCCCAGAGTAGAGTCCAAGCTCAGGGTGTTCTCTTTTAAGAAACAATTTCGCTCCCAG GTTTCCGACCTCAGACATAACCTTAACATTGTAAACTCTACAGCAGAGGAG ATAAGAAATTCTGTCAAACTGAAGAGGATAATGCAGACAATTCTTTCATTAGGAAATGCATTGAATCAGGGAACTGCAAGAG GTTCTGCTATTGGATTTAGGTTGGACAGTCTCCTTAAACTAACAGATACACGTGCACGAAACAGCAAGATGACTCTCATGCATTACCTTTGCAAG GTGCTTGCTGAAAAGCTGCCAGAGGTACTAGATTTTTCAAAAGATATTTCAAGTTTAGAACCTGCATCTAAG ATACAACTTAAATTTCTGGCAGAGGAGATGCAAGCCATAAGCAAAGGATTGGAGAAAGTTCTTCAGGAACTGTCCAGTTCTGAAAATGATGGCCCTGTGTCAGAAAAATTCCGTGAG AACTTGAAGGAGTTCCTCTCTTTTGCCGAAGCTGAAGTTAGATCCTTGGCTTCCCTATACTCCAGGGTG GGAAGAAATGTGGATGCATTGATTCTTTACTTTGGAGAGGATCCAGCTCGTTGTCCCTTTGAACAAG TTACTTCAACTCTACTTAACTTCGTGAGGTTGTTTAACAAAGCTCATGAAGAGAACTGCAAGCAGCTCGAGAACGAAATGAAGAAGTTGTCGGAAAGTGAGAAGTTGAAGATGAATGCTTCGCAAAAGAAtgaatcaaaaaaattattatgcagTTCCATTCGGACCAGCAATGTTTAA
- the LOC121218314 gene encoding formin-like protein 13 isoform X4 has product MEREGMIFRAVFNTAFIRSNILMLNRDEIDTLWDTKELFPKEFTAEILFSEMDAATSVISLDFSGFEEKGGLPMEAFAKVHEIFSNVDWLDPRADVAFNMLQQMGASDIVQEMTDSPRSATKGLQETMLTVVLPSSPRSPRSMSMKILSAPSKKSSLDSGASKEAKPEVSGMEPFSRSDVKHQHSNQSTANLHDSKSSISQVDHLTAAAAVVNDSQVVSHTPKVDENISVSPQTSQCVPAQPPPTSSTTKALPHPPPPPPLPSSLSSASEPAKPSLAMEAGTYLHEKDQTALPEDQSLKASSCTYSPATTSASTVRPPLTPPNKEIPAFRMIPPAPPPPPPTPPSKGNGVSCKTSPSLEENIALSAMAPVASALSPLNKIEAVRDGPLAVPPPPPPPPPSIRAIPPAPRPPPTPPTKVSGIHLEASPSLEENLRATTPATPIPPPPPSPAPIRARSPVTPPPPPPPPMPLLKVNSASKSAPPPPPLHARQVASSVPPPPLPPTPALASKSQVPAAPPPPAPFGKKTNGNFPEPQAVGRSGSSAPGRPPFTSPTNSKNRLLSRTISSKSHQTKKLKPLHWLKLPRAVQGSLWAEAQKLGEASKALEIDMSELENLFSAAAPNTGRGGKSNSHTAHAPKSEKVTLIDHRRAYNCEIMLSKVKVPLPDLMSSVLALDESALDVDQVDNLIKVCPTKEEMELLKGYTGENEKLGKCEQFFLELMKIPRVESKLRVFSFKKQFRSQVSDLRHNLNIVNSTAEEIRNSVKLKRIMQTILSLGNALNQGTARGSAIGFRLDSLLKLTDTRARNSKMTLMHYLCKVLAEKLPEVLDFSKDISSLEPASKIQLKFLAEEMQAISKGLEKVLQELSSSENDGPVSEKFRENLKEFLSFAEAEVRSLASLYSRVGRNVDALILYFGEDPARCPFEQVTSTLLNFVRLFNKAHEENCKQLENEMKKLSESEKLKMNASQKNESKKLLCSSIRTSNV; this is encoded by the exons ATGGAAAGAGAGGGGATGATATTCAGAGCTGTGTTTAACACAGCATTTATTAGATCAAACATTTTGATGCTCAATCGTGATGAAATTGATACATTGTGGGATACTAAAGAGCTGTTTCCAAAAGAATTTACAGCTGAG ATTCTTTTCTCAGAAATGGATGCTGCTACATCTGTTATTTCCCTGGATTTTTCTGGCTTTGAAGAAAAAGGAGGTCTTCCTATGGAAGCATTCGCCAAAGTTCATGAAATCTTTAGTAATGTTGACTGGTTGGATCCTCGGGCAGATGTTGCATTTAACATGCTTCAACAAATGGGTGCATCGGATATCGTCCAAGAAATGACTGACAGTCCCAGATCAGCTACTAAAGGTCTTCAGGAAACAATGCTCACAGTTGTATTACCAAGTAGCCCAAGGAGTCCCAGATCTATGAGTATGAAGATTCTATCTGCACCCTCAAAAAAGTCATCTCTTGATTCTGGTGCAAGTAAGGAGGCTAAACCCGAAGTATCTGGCATGGAGCCATTCAGTCGGTCCGATGTCAAGCATCAACACAGTAATCAGTCTACTGCAAACTTGCATGATTCCAAATCATCCATTAGTCAGGTTGATCACTTAACTGCAGCTGCTGCTGTAGTAAATGATTCTCAGGTCGTATCACATACACCAAAAGTGGATGAAAACATTTCAGTTTCACCACAAACATCTCAGTGTGTTCCAGCTCAACCTCCCCCAACTTCTAGTACAACAAAAGCTCTTCCTCACCCTCCACCACCTCCACCTTTGCCAAGTTCTCTTTCCTCAGCATCAGAACCTGCTAAGCCATCACTTGCCATGGAAGCTGGAACTTACTTACATGAAAAAGATCAGACTGCATTACCTGAAGATCAGTCTTTGAAGGCTTCCTCTTGTACATACTCTCCAGCTACTACATCAGCTTCAACTGTGAGACCTCCTTTAACACCACCTAACAAGGAGATCCCAGCTTTTAGAATGATCCCTCCTGCTCCGCCTCCACCTCCTCCAACACCACCTTCAAAAGGCAATGGCGTATCTTGTAAAACATCTCCATCTTTGGAGGAAAATATAGCTCTGAGTGCTATGGCTCCAGTGGCATCTGCTTTATCTCCTTTGAATAAAATTGAAGCTGTTAGAGATGGACCTCTTGCAGTTCCTCCCCCTCCCCCTCCCCCTCCTCCATCTATTAGAGCCATCCCTCCTGCCCCTCGACCTCCTCCAACACCACCTACAAAAGTGAGTGGCATACATCTGGAAGCATCTCCATCTTTGGAGGAAAATTTGAGGGCCACAACTCCAGCCACACCTATACCTCCACCTCCCCCTTCTCCTGCACCTATTAGAGCTCGATCTCCTGTAACCCCTCCACCGCCACCTCCTCCTCCAATGCCACTTTTGAAGGTAAATTCAGCATCTAAATCTGCACCTCCACCACCTCCTCTTCATGCCAGGCAAGTGGCATCATCAGTACCGCCGCCGCCGCTGCCACCCACCCCTGCCTTGGCATCAAAATCTCAAGTTCCTGCTGCCCCACCACCCCCTGCTCCTTTTGGTAAAAAGACAAATGGCAATTTTCCTGAACCTCAAGCGGTAGGTAGAAGTGGATCTTCTGCTCCTGGACGACCACCTTTTACTTCTCCTACAAATTCAAAAAACAGACTTCTTTCACGTACTATTAGTTCAAAGAGTCATCAGACAAAGAAATTAAAGCCTTTGCATTGGTTGAAGTTACCTAGAGCCGTGCAGGGAAGCCTCTGGGCTGAAGCACAAAAATTGGGTGAAGCTTCCAA AGCTCTAGAGATTGACATGTCAGAGCTTGAGAATCTTTTCTCAGCGGCTGCTCCTAATACGGGTCGTGGTGGTAAATCAAATTCGCATACTGCACATGCACCAAAATCTGAGAAAGTGACATTG ATTGACCACAGACGAGCATATAATTGCGAAATTATGCTTTCAAAAGTGAAGGTGCCCTTGCCTGACCTAATG AGTTCAGTGCTTGCCTTGGATGAATCAGCATTAGATGTTGACCAGGTTGATAACCTCATAAAAGTTTGCCCTACCAAAGAGGAGATGGAATTACTAAAG GGCTACACTGGAGAAAATGAAAAGTTAGGGAAATGTGAACAG TTCTTCTTGGAGCTAATGAAAATTCCCAGAGTAGAGTCCAAGCTCAGGGTGTTCTCTTTTAAGAAACAATTTCGCTCCCAG GTTTCCGACCTCAGACATAACCTTAACATTGTAAACTCTACAGCAGAGGAG ATAAGAAATTCTGTCAAACTGAAGAGGATAATGCAGACAATTCTTTCATTAGGAAATGCATTGAATCAGGGAACTGCAAGAG GTTCTGCTATTGGATTTAGGTTGGACAGTCTCCTTAAACTAACAGATACACGTGCACGAAACAGCAAGATGACTCTCATGCATTACCTTTGCAAG GTGCTTGCTGAAAAGCTGCCAGAGGTACTAGATTTTTCAAAAGATATTTCAAGTTTAGAACCTGCATCTAAG ATACAACTTAAATTTCTGGCAGAGGAGATGCAAGCCATAAGCAAAGGATTGGAGAAAGTTCTTCAGGAACTGTCCAGTTCTGAAAATGATGGCCCTGTGTCAGAAAAATTCCGTGAG AACTTGAAGGAGTTCCTCTCTTTTGCCGAAGCTGAAGTTAGATCCTTGGCTTCCCTATACTCCAGGGTG GGAAGAAATGTGGATGCATTGATTCTTTACTTTGGAGAGGATCCAGCTCGTTGTCCCTTTGAACAAG TTACTTCAACTCTACTTAACTTCGTGAGGTTGTTTAACAAAGCTCATGAAGAGAACTGCAAGCAGCTCGAGAACGAAATGAAGAAGTTGTCGGAAAGTGAGAAGTTGAAGATGAATGCTTCGCAAAAGAAtgaatcaaaaaaattattatgcagTTCCATTCGGACCAGCAATGTTTAA